From the Deinococcus sp. Leaf326 genome, one window contains:
- a CDS encoding ParA family protein: MKTLGVVNQKGGVGKTTTAVNLGAYLAAGGKKVLLLDMDPQGNATSGLGLRGAAHGLYEALGEPARAAEFTLSTGQAGLDVLPATPDLAGAGVELADDPDALARLLASLSGYDLVLIDAPPSLGPLTVNVLAAADALLIPLQAEYYALEGLAGLMETVSRVQGGLNPRLKVLGIILTMFDGRTNLAQEVESSVRQHFGELVFWSVVPRNVRLSEAPSFAKPINAFAPLSSGAAAYKRLSEEVLQRVEKI; this comes from the coding sequence ATGAAGACCCTGGGCGTGGTGAATCAGAAGGGCGGCGTCGGCAAGACGACCACCGCCGTCAACCTGGGGGCGTATCTGGCGGCGGGGGGCAAGAAGGTCCTGCTGCTCGACATGGACCCGCAGGGCAACGCCACCAGCGGCCTGGGCCTGCGCGGCGCGGCGCACGGGCTGTACGAGGCGCTCGGGGAACCCGCCCGCGCCGCCGAGTTCACGTTGAGTACGGGCCAAGCGGGGCTGGACGTGCTGCCGGCCACCCCCGACCTCGCGGGCGCAGGCGTGGAACTGGCCGACGACCCCGACGCCCTGGCGCGGCTGCTCGCCAGCCTGAGCGGCTACGACCTCGTGCTCATTGACGCGCCGCCCAGTCTGGGGCCGCTCACCGTGAATGTGCTGGCCGCCGCCGACGCGCTCCTCATTCCGCTTCAGGCCGAGTATTACGCGCTGGAAGGCCTCGCCGGCCTGATGGAGACGGTGAGCCGGGTCCAGGGCGGCCTCAACCCCCGCCTGAAGGTCCTGGGCATCATCCTGACGATGTTCGACGGCCGTACCAATCTGGCGCAGGAGGTCGAGTCGTCGGTGCGCCAGCACTTCGGAGAACTGGTGTTCTGGTCGGTCGTGCCGCGCAACGTGCGCCTCTCGGAAGCGCCGAGCTTCGCCAAACCCATCAACGCCTTCGCGCCGCTGTCAAGCGGGGCCGCCGCCTACAAGCGCCTGAGCGAGGAGGTGCTGCAACGTGTCGAAAAAATCTAG
- the rsmG gene encoding 16S rRNA (guanine(527)-N(7))-methyltransferase RsmG, translating to MTPDGETLLMDGGRALGLDLAPHLPAFAELLRLLQEGNARLNLTALKTERDIVLKHFVDSLSCLRGGDLDGEGLVLDLGTGAGFPSLPLAIVRPELDLVPLDSVGKKIRFVEETAAALGLDNVRPLVGRAEMLGRQEEHRGAYDRVVARAVAALPVLAELALPLLRVGGRLVAQKGAITGEELRAGQRAAGEVGGQVQAVDAFELPLSGDARTLIVVTKTRPTPAKYPRREGVPNTQPLFWTAK from the coding sequence ATGACGCCGGACGGCGAAACCCTGCTGATGGACGGGGGACGGGCGCTGGGGCTGGACCTCGCGCCGCACCTGCCCGCCTTTGCCGAACTGCTGCGGCTGCTTCAGGAAGGCAACGCCCGCCTGAACCTGACGGCTCTCAAGACCGAGCGCGACATCGTGCTCAAACACTTCGTCGACTCGCTGAGCTGTCTGCGCGGCGGCGACCTGGACGGAGAAGGCCTCGTGCTCGACCTGGGCACGGGCGCCGGCTTTCCCAGCCTCCCGCTGGCCATCGTGCGGCCGGAGCTCGACCTCGTGCCGCTGGACTCGGTCGGCAAGAAGATCCGCTTTGTCGAGGAGACGGCGGCGGCCCTGGGTCTGGACAACGTGCGCCCGCTGGTCGGCCGCGCCGAGATGCTGGGCCGTCAGGAGGAACACCGGGGAGCCTACGACCGCGTGGTGGCCCGCGCGGTGGCGGCGCTGCCTGTCCTGGCCGAACTGGCGCTGCCCCTGCTGCGGGTAGGAGGCCGGCTGGTCGCCCAGAAAGGCGCGATCACCGGTGAGGAACTGCGCGCCGGGCAGCGGGCGGCCGGCGAGGTCGGCGGACAGGTTCAGGCGGTGGACGCCTTCGAGCTGCCGCTGTCGGGCGACGCCCGCACCCTGATCGTGGTCACGAAGACCAGGCCCACCCCGGCGAAATACCCCCGGCGCGAGGGCGTGCCGAACACGCAGCCCTTATTCTGGACGGCGAAGTGA
- a CDS encoding alpha-ketoacid dehydrogenase subunit beta → MTATQDAVRAPGAGQGGGEAEPRTINLIQGVTEALAEELARDERVVLFGEDVGARGGVFMATAGLQERFGKHRVFDTPLSEASIVGAAVGMAVRGLRPVAEIQFADYMGPGFDQIISQAAKMRYRSGGQFTAPLVIRTPSGGGVKGGHHHSQSPEAYYAHTPGLKVLMPSTPYDAKGLLKAAIRGDDPVIFFEPKRLYRAARGEVPGHDFTVRIGEAAVRREGSDLSLIGYGGVMPDLEKAADALAAEGVSVEVIDLRSLVPWDREKVLASVEKTGRAVLVSEAPRTANFMGEVAYVIQEQAFDSLLAPVVQVAGFDTPYPYVQDKVYLPGPNRVAAACVRALNY, encoded by the coding sequence ATGACCGCCACGCAGGACGCGGTCAGGGCGCCGGGCGCCGGGCAGGGCGGGGGAGAGGCCGAACCCCGGACCATCAATCTCATCCAGGGCGTGACCGAGGCCCTCGCCGAGGAACTCGCGCGTGACGAACGCGTCGTGCTGTTCGGCGAGGACGTGGGCGCGCGCGGCGGCGTGTTCATGGCAACTGCCGGCCTTCAGGAACGCTTCGGCAAGCACCGCGTCTTCGATACTCCGCTTTCCGAGGCGAGCATCGTCGGGGCGGCGGTGGGGATGGCGGTGCGCGGCCTGCGCCCGGTCGCAGAAATCCAGTTCGCGGACTACATGGGGCCGGGCTTCGACCAGATCATCAGTCAGGCAGCCAAGATGCGCTACCGCTCGGGCGGGCAGTTCACGGCGCCGCTGGTGATCCGCACGCCGTCGGGCGGCGGGGTCAAGGGCGGGCACCACCACTCGCAGAGTCCGGAGGCGTACTACGCGCATACGCCGGGCCTCAAGGTGCTCATGCCCAGCACGCCCTACGACGCCAAGGGACTGCTCAAGGCGGCCATCCGGGGCGACGATCCGGTCATCTTCTTCGAGCCCAAGCGGCTGTACCGCGCGGCGCGGGGCGAGGTGCCGGGCCACGACTTCACCGTCCGAATTGGCGAGGCGGCCGTGCGCCGGGAGGGCAGCGACCTCTCGCTCATCGGGTACGGCGGCGTGATGCCCGACCTGGAAAAAGCGGCCGACGCGCTGGCCGCCGAGGGCGTGAGCGTGGAGGTCATTGACCTGCGCTCGCTGGTGCCCTGGGACCGCGAGAAGGTGCTGGCGAGCGTCGAGAAGACCGGCCGCGCCGTTCTGGTCAGCGAGGCGCCGCGCACCGCCAACTTCATGGGTGAGGTGGCCTACGTGATCCAGGAGCAGGCCTTCGACTCGCTGCTGGCCCCCGTGGTGCAGGTCGCGGGCTTCGACACGCCGTATCCCTACGTGCAGGACAAGGTGTATCTGCCAGGCCCCAACCGCGTCGCGGCGGCCTGCGTCCGCGCGCTGAACTACTGA
- a CDS encoding VanW family protein: MKSLHRALLGALLALGPVQTAVAQTQTPAAPATPVQIPAVPVLPPSEPATTPGVPAPVTLPLETPTPAPAPIVPTPVAPARTPPAPAAPRPAVSAPLLISVKAALPAIVDGKKTTVPFVQTLSIPGARMAQLRARGTLTESLDADLTRFVASVAGPARDARFEPVGSGWGVVQRNALTVDLPATRAAVLAALKDPRGVQANVVVTGQTPPKRTLDFFMSRGVTAYYATGQTSYYGSSDARVTNIHVGARNFQDRLVEARTVSFNALIGPVSARNGYVPGLVIAGDQTATGVGGGICQVSTTVFRALYGAGLPIVQRQNHSYQVHYYDPQGLDATIYQPTLDLKFANDSGGALWFQTDWDDESSVLTVHVFGRPRDYTVSIGAPRTLKSTPSPADRLIYDASMPAGQRTQVDWAAPGAVIEVTRSFLRDGKSFKQDVLKSTYRPWPNIFRVGTKK; encoded by the coding sequence ATGAAGAGCCTCCACCGCGCCCTGCTGGGTGCCCTGCTCGCCCTCGGCCCGGTCCAGACCGCCGTCGCCCAGACCCAGACTCCGGCAGCTCCGGCCACGCCCGTCCAGATTCCGGCCGTGCCCGTCCTGCCTCCGAGCGAGCCGGCGACCACCCCTGGGGTGCCGGCGCCGGTCACACTCCCGCTGGAGACACCGACTCCAGCCCCGGCTCCCATCGTACCTACCCCGGTAGCGCCTGCACGGACCCCGCCCGCGCCCGCCGCTCCCCGGCCAGCCGTCAGCGCGCCTCTGCTCATCTCGGTCAAGGCGGCGCTGCCGGCCATCGTGGACGGCAAGAAGACGACTGTGCCCTTCGTGCAGACCCTCTCGATTCCGGGCGCGCGCATGGCGCAGCTCCGGGCGCGCGGGACCCTCACCGAGAGCCTCGACGCCGACCTGACCCGCTTCGTGGCCTCGGTGGCCGGGCCGGCACGCGACGCCCGCTTCGAGCCGGTCGGCAGCGGCTGGGGCGTCGTGCAGCGCAACGCCCTGACGGTGGACCTGCCGGCCACCCGCGCAGCCGTGCTCGCGGCGCTCAAAGACCCGCGCGGCGTGCAGGCGAACGTGGTCGTGACCGGGCAGACTCCTCCTAAGCGCACCCTGGACTTCTTCATGTCGCGCGGAGTCACCGCCTATTACGCCACCGGGCAGACGAGCTACTACGGCAGCAGTGACGCCCGCGTGACCAACATCCATGTCGGGGCGCGCAACTTCCAGGACCGGCTGGTCGAGGCCCGGACGGTGTCCTTCAACGCCCTCATCGGGCCGGTGAGCGCCCGCAACGGCTACGTGCCGGGACTGGTCATCGCCGGAGACCAAACGGCCACCGGCGTGGGCGGCGGCATCTGTCAGGTCAGCACGACCGTCTTCCGCGCGCTGTACGGCGCGGGGCTGCCCATCGTGCAGCGTCAGAACCACTCGTATCAGGTGCACTACTACGATCCGCAGGGCCTTGACGCGACCATCTACCAGCCCACCCTGGACCTCAAGTTCGCCAACGATTCCGGCGGCGCGCTGTGGTTTCAGACCGATTGGGACGACGAATCGTCTGTCCTGACGGTGCACGTCTTCGGGCGTCCGCGTGACTACACGGTCAGCATCGGCGCGCCGCGTACCCTCAAGTCCACGCCCTCACCTGCCGACCGCCTGATCTACGACGCCTCCATGCCGGCCGGCCAGCGTACGCAGGTGGACTGGGCCGCGCCGGGAGCCGTCATTGAGGTCACGCGCAGCTTCCTGCGGGATGGCAAGTCCTTCAAGCAGGACGTTCTCAAGAGCACCTACCGCCCCTGGCCCAACATCTTCCGGGTCGGTACGAAGAAGTAA
- a CDS encoding YpdA family putative bacillithiol disulfide reductase: protein MSALLDVAIVGAGPVGLAAAIACKRAGLSYVVLEKGCVVNAIFEYPTYMGFFTTAPELEIGNHPMVTGHDKPDRRDALMYYRLVTQREELKVEQYTEVTRVHAAPAGFTLEIERRDGTPGVVEARRVVVATGYYDNPLGLGIPGEDSENVSHYYTEAHPFMGLNVTVIGAGNSAADAALDLWRGGAKVTMVVRAPELKSTIKYWVRPDLENRIKEGSIAAQFNSRVVEIHPEYVRVQREDGTTWELPTDFTFALTGYRPDLSFLADLNLAAQPDECLVLDEHYQSSVPGLFVVGSAGFAGRTNQVFIENGRHHALLAVAEIKQQLGTRELRPA from the coding sequence ATGAGTGCGCTTCTGGACGTTGCCATCGTCGGGGCCGGGCCGGTCGGGCTCGCCGCCGCCATCGCCTGTAAACGTGCGGGCCTGAGTTACGTGGTCCTGGAAAAGGGCTGCGTGGTGAACGCGATCTTCGAGTACCCGACCTACATGGGCTTTTTCACGACCGCCCCCGAACTCGAGATCGGCAATCACCCGATGGTCACCGGCCATGACAAGCCAGACCGCCGCGACGCGCTGATGTACTACCGCCTCGTGACCCAGCGCGAGGAACTGAAGGTCGAGCAGTACACCGAGGTTACCCGGGTGCACGCCGCGCCCGCCGGCTTCACGCTGGAGATCGAGCGGCGTGACGGCACGCCCGGCGTGGTCGAGGCCCGGCGCGTGGTCGTGGCGACCGGCTATTACGACAACCCGCTGGGCCTGGGAATTCCCGGCGAGGACTCCGAGAACGTCAGCCACTACTACACCGAGGCGCATCCCTTCATGGGCCTGAATGTCACCGTCATCGGGGCCGGCAACTCGGCGGCCGACGCGGCGCTCGACCTGTGGCGCGGCGGCGCGAAGGTCACGATGGTCGTGCGCGCCCCCGAACTCAAGAGCACCATCAAGTACTGGGTGCGCCCCGACCTGGAAAACCGGATCAAGGAGGGCAGCATCGCGGCGCAGTTCAACTCGCGCGTCGTTGAGATTCACCCCGAGTACGTGCGGGTGCAGCGTGAGGACGGCACGACCTGGGAGCTGCCCACCGATTTCACCTTCGCCCTGACGGGTTACCGCCCGGACCTGTCCTTCCTGGCAGACCTGAACCTCGCCGCGCAGCCCGACGAGTGCCTCGTGCTCGACGAGCACTACCAGAGCAGCGTGCCCGGCCTGTTCGTGGTCGGTTCGGCCGGTTTCGCGGGCCGCACCAACCAGGTGTTCATCGAGAACGGGCGGCACCACGCCCTGCTGGCGGTCGCGGAGATCAAGCAGCAGCTCGGCACGCGCGAACTGCGTCCGGCCTGA
- a CDS encoding thiamine pyrophosphate-dependent dehydrogenase E1 component subunit alpha, which produces MIQPFTSQPIRYVAEDGVPLRPLPPSFTPERLRDLHAQMLRAREFDRKLITLLRQGRTTFYAQSSGMEATQVGLARSIRVGHDWVWPYYRDHTLGLAMGVPMFELLSQCLGTNSDTSRGRQMPHHFAARAQNFVSISSSIASQVPPAAGNAMAQKYLGTDEITVTTFGDGATSEGDWHAGLNMAGAAQAPCLFVCENNQWAISTNLKAQTASENIHIKAKAYGMPGFYVDGNDIVAVIEVCTHAAEWVRAGNGPALVECLTYRVGSHSNADADAEKSYRTREEVQEWLGRDPIARVEALLAHLGHPVDSAERAELIARTHREVDEEVRRAEATGQPDWRIVFEDVYADLPPHLREQERELRAEQTAAQNGGRA; this is translated from the coding sequence ATGATCCAGCCCTTTACATCCCAGCCGATCCGCTACGTGGCGGAGGACGGCGTGCCGCTGCGGCCGCTGCCCCCTTCCTTCACGCCCGAGCGGCTGCGCGACCTGCATGCCCAGATGCTGCGCGCGCGCGAATTCGACCGCAAACTCATTACCCTGCTGCGTCAGGGCCGCACGACCTTCTATGCCCAGTCGAGCGGCATGGAGGCGACCCAGGTGGGCCTCGCACGCAGCATCCGCGTGGGTCACGACTGGGTCTGGCCGTATTACCGCGACCACACGCTGGGCCTGGCGATGGGCGTGCCCATGTTCGAGCTGCTGAGCCAGTGCCTGGGCACCAACTCGGACACTTCCCGTGGCCGCCAGATGCCGCACCATTTTGCGGCGCGCGCGCAGAACTTCGTGTCCATCAGTTCCAGCATCGCGTCGCAGGTGCCGCCTGCCGCCGGCAACGCCATGGCGCAGAAGTACCTGGGCACCGACGAGATCACGGTCACGACCTTCGGGGACGGGGCCACCAGCGAGGGCGACTGGCACGCGGGCCTGAACATGGCCGGCGCGGCGCAGGCCCCCTGCCTGTTCGTGTGCGAGAACAACCAGTGGGCCATCAGCACCAACCTCAAGGCCCAGACAGCTAGCGAGAACATCCACATCAAGGCCAAGGCGTACGGGATGCCGGGCTTCTATGTAGACGGCAACGACATCGTGGCCGTCATCGAGGTCTGCACGCACGCTGCCGAGTGGGTGCGCGCCGGCAACGGCCCCGCGCTGGTCGAGTGCCTGACCTACCGCGTGGGGTCGCACAGCAATGCCGACGCCGACGCCGAGAAGAGCTACCGCACCCGCGAGGAGGTGCAGGAGTGGCTGGGGCGTGACCCCATCGCGCGTGTCGAGGCGCTCCTGGCCCACCTGGGGCACCCGGTGGACTCTGCCGAGCGCGCTGAGCTGATCGCCCGCACCCACCGCGAGGTGGACGAGGAGGTGCGCCGCGCCGAGGCGACCGGCCAGCCCGACTGGCGCATCGTGTTCGAGGACGTCTATGCCGACCTGCCGCCCCACCTGCGCGAGCAGGAGCGCGAGCTGCGCGCCGAGCAGACCGCTGCGCAGAATGGAGGCCGTGCATGA
- the parB gene encoding ParB/RepB/Spo0J family partition protein ParB, producing MSKKSSLGRGLDALLSRPAAEAGTPSLNVQTLKTERISQAAYQPRQVFAPEALAELAQSIREKGVLQPLLVRPRGDAFEIVAGERRWRASQLAGLTELPVIIRDLGDREALEIAIVENLQREDLGPLEEARAYQALLDQGLNQEGVAQAVGKGRSTVANALRLLTLPPEALRALEAGEISAGHARAILAQPDADRSWALEQIRSRSLNVRGAEALKRELPGHKPIAVKPPRTYRQLELDLSRRTGTKVRITGEDQGRIELNYGSREELDRILDLLGYAAE from the coding sequence GTGTCGAAAAAATCTAGCCTGGGACGCGGCCTCGACGCCCTCCTCAGCCGGCCGGCTGCCGAGGCGGGCACGCCCAGCCTGAACGTGCAGACCCTGAAGACCGAGCGCATCTCACAGGCGGCCTACCAACCCCGGCAGGTCTTCGCGCCCGAGGCGCTGGCCGAGCTCGCGCAGAGCATCCGCGAGAAGGGCGTGCTGCAGCCGCTGCTCGTGCGTCCGCGCGGCGACGCCTTCGAGATCGTGGCGGGCGAGCGGCGCTGGCGGGCCAGTCAGCTTGCGGGCCTGACCGAACTGCCAGTCATCATCCGCGACCTAGGCGACCGCGAGGCGCTGGAAATCGCCATCGTGGAGAACCTGCAGCGCGAGGACCTGGGACCGCTGGAAGAGGCGCGGGCCTACCAGGCGCTGCTCGATCAGGGGCTGAACCAGGAGGGCGTGGCCCAGGCGGTCGGCAAGGGCCGCAGCACCGTGGCCAACGCGCTGCGGCTGCTGACCCTGCCGCCCGAGGCCCTGCGCGCCCTGGAGGCGGGGGAGATCAGTGCCGGACATGCGCGGGCCATCCTCGCGCAGCCGGATGCCGACCGGAGCTGGGCTCTGGAACAGATCCGCAGCCGCAGCCTGAACGTGCGCGGGGCCGAAGCCTTGAAGCGTGAATTGCCGGGGCACAAACCCATCGCCGTCAAGCCGCCGCGTACCTACCGGCAACTGGAACTCGACCTCAGCCGCCGCACTGGAACCAAAGTGCGGATCACCGGCGAGGACCAGGGCCGCATCGAACTGAACTACGGATCGCGTGAGGAACTCGACCGCATCCTGGATCTGCTGGGCTACGCCGCCGAATAG
- the mnmG gene encoding tRNA uridine-5-carboxymethylaminomethyl(34) synthesis enzyme MnmG, which translates to MSAWNVLVIGGGHAGLEAAWAAAKFSRVALLIGNPATVGRMPCNPAVGGPGKSQLVFEVQALGGLMGQLADDTAIHTRVLNASKGPAVQSLRVQNERDAYAERAQDVIFSQPEIEIVRGEAADLESDGRGGWTVVTTDGRRLEARSVVVAAGTFMRGVTWYGRHSRPEGRQGEPPSRFLSAPLARAGHILKRYKTGTPPRVRADSVRFGDLLEIPADPQPRGFTGRPGPRAAESPTWQTHTTAETHRLIQENLHESPMYAGDIEGLGPRYCPSIEDKVVKFAHHDRHLLFVEPDGIQTSEVYLQGFSSSMPPKLQDQLVRTLPGFESAVIQRYAYAVEYDVVDSTELTLNLESRVMPGVFTAGQINGTSGYEEAAAQGLVAGTAAGRRALGLDEAFIGRETGYLGVLLDDLVFKGSDEPYRMMTSRVEHRLLVRQDNADERMTPLGHALGLVGDTELARVQAKYTRVAAGSEALRRQRANGQTGDAWLRRPEFALADVEALGVTLPELSADEREAVEIRVKYAGYIDRARQQLRAEDRARDLSLRGVEFAGVASLSNEAREKLARLQPQTVAQASRISGVRHADISALLVHLRQRGVSRET; encoded by the coding sequence ATGAGTGCCTGGAACGTCCTGGTCATCGGTGGGGGTCATGCGGGCCTCGAAGCGGCCTGGGCCGCCGCGAAGTTCTCACGCGTGGCGTTGCTCATCGGCAACCCGGCCACGGTGGGCCGGATGCCCTGCAACCCGGCGGTCGGCGGTCCCGGCAAGAGCCAGCTCGTGTTCGAGGTACAGGCCCTTGGCGGCTTGATGGGCCAGTTGGCCGACGACACGGCCATTCACACCCGCGTCCTGAACGCGAGCAAGGGCCCGGCGGTCCAGTCACTGCGCGTACAGAACGAGCGCGACGCCTACGCCGAGCGTGCCCAGGACGTGATCTTCAGTCAGCCCGAGATCGAGATCGTGCGCGGCGAGGCAGCCGACTTGGAGAGCGACGGGCGCGGCGGCTGGACCGTGGTCACGACCGACGGGCGGCGCCTTGAGGCCCGCAGCGTGGTCGTCGCGGCCGGGACCTTCATGCGCGGCGTGACGTGGTACGGCCGCCACTCGCGCCCCGAGGGCCGGCAGGGCGAGCCACCCTCGCGCTTCCTCTCGGCGCCGCTGGCCCGTGCGGGTCACATTCTCAAACGCTACAAGACGGGCACGCCCCCCCGCGTGCGGGCCGACTCGGTACGGTTTGGTGACCTGCTCGAAATCCCCGCCGATCCTCAGCCACGCGGCTTTACCGGCCGCCCCGGCCCCCGCGCCGCCGAATCGCCGACCTGGCAGACCCACACCACGGCCGAGACGCACCGCCTCATCCAGGAGAACCTCCACGAGTCTCCGATGTACGCGGGCGACATCGAAGGTCTGGGACCGCGCTACTGCCCGAGCATTGAGGACAAGGTCGTGAAGTTCGCGCACCACGACCGCCACCTGCTGTTCGTCGAGCCGGACGGCATCCAGACGAGTGAGGTGTACCTTCAGGGCTTCAGCTCCTCAATGCCGCCCAAGTTGCAGGACCAGCTCGTGCGGACCCTGCCGGGCTTCGAGTCGGCCGTCATCCAGCGCTACGCCTACGCGGTCGAATATGACGTCGTGGACTCGACCGAGCTGACCCTCAACCTCGAGTCGCGCGTCATGCCGGGCGTCTTCACGGCCGGCCAGATCAACGGGACCAGCGGCTACGAGGAGGCGGCAGCGCAGGGGCTGGTGGCGGGCACGGCGGCGGGGCGGCGCGCGTTGGGCCTGGACGAAGCGTTCATCGGCCGTGAAACCGGGTACCTGGGCGTACTGCTCGACGATCTGGTGTTCAAAGGGAGCGACGAGCCCTACCGCATGATGACCAGCCGCGTCGAACACCGTCTACTGGTTCGTCAGGACAACGCCGACGAGCGCATGACTCCCCTGGGGCACGCCCTGGGACTGGTTGGCGACACCGAACTGGCGCGGGTGCAGGCCAAGTACACGCGGGTCGCGGCCGGCAGCGAGGCGCTGCGCCGGCAGCGGGCGAACGGCCAGACTGGCGACGCCTGGCTGCGGCGTCCCGAGTTCGCCCTGGCGGATGTCGAGGCGCTGGGAGTCACCCTGCCCGAACTGAGTGCCGACGAGCGCGAGGCCGTCGAGATCCGGGTGAAATACGCCGGCTATATCGACCGGGCCCGTCAGCAGCTCCGCGCTGAGGACCGTGCGCGCGACCTCAGCCTGCGGGGCGTGGAATTCGCCGGCGTCGCCTCGCTCTCCAACGAGGCCCGCGAGAAGCTCGCGCGGCTGCAGCCGCAGACGGTGGCGCAAGCGTCGCGCATCTCGGGAGTGCGCCACGCTGACATCAGTGCCCTGCTGGTGCATCTGCGGCAACGGGGTGTTTCACGAGAAACCTGA
- a CDS encoding nitronate monooxygenase, whose product MTNATPPTSAPLPRIIQGGMGVAISDWGLAQAVSRTGQLGVVSATGIDNVLVRRLQDGDPGGHVRRALEHYPDQDAAAAAVKAYFLPDGRAPEQPYKRVPLPSLKSHRTAWSLAVMGGFVEVWLAREGHSNPVGVNLLTKLQMHTLPSLYGSVLAGVDTVIMGAGIPREIPGVLDNFAQGLPGSVRLDVKEAESGGPLLTFDPAEYGFGGVTLARPKFYPIVTSHVLAGVLARKASGSIEGFIIEGPTAGGHNAPPRGQVTYDELGQPIYGERDLADLNEMRKLDRPFWLAGSHGSPEALQSALDQGAAGVQLGTLFAFCTDSGMRDELRVRVQRRAHEDRLTVFTDPLASPTGFPFKVAQLPDTLAEEELYQARTRICDVGYLREAAEVDGKVVLRCPAEPVDAFLSKGGKLENTVGRKCLCNALLADAGYAQIQKGGLMELPLVTSGDSISDIPKWPEGYSAADVINTLLAGVQSPALSV is encoded by the coding sequence ATGACGAACGCCACCCCGCCCACTTCCGCCCCGCTGCCCCGCATCATCCAGGGCGGCATGGGGGTCGCCATCTCGGACTGGGGACTGGCCCAGGCAGTGTCGCGCACGGGGCAGCTCGGCGTGGTTTCGGCCACCGGCATCGACAACGTGCTCGTGCGCCGTCTCCAGGACGGCGACCCCGGCGGTCACGTCCGGCGCGCGCTAGAGCACTACCCCGATCAGGACGCGGCGGCCGCCGCCGTGAAGGCCTACTTCCTGCCGGACGGCCGCGCCCCGGAGCAGCCCTACAAGCGCGTGCCGCTGCCCAGTCTGAAGAGCCACCGCACCGCCTGGAGTCTGGCAGTCATGGGCGGTTTCGTCGAGGTGTGGCTGGCCCGCGAAGGCCACAGCAACCCGGTCGGCGTGAACCTGCTGACCAAGTTGCAGATGCATACCCTGCCCTCGCTGTACGGCTCGGTGCTGGCCGGGGTGGACACGGTGATCATGGGCGCGGGCATCCCGCGTGAGATTCCCGGCGTGCTGGACAACTTCGCCCAGGGCCTGCCCGGCTCGGTGCGGCTGGACGTGAAGGAAGCCGAGAGCGGCGGCCCGCTGCTCACCTTCGACCCGGCCGAGTACGGCTTCGGGGGCGTGACCCTGGCGCGGCCGAAGTTCTATCCCATCGTGACCTCGCATGTGCTGGCCGGTGTGCTGGCCCGCAAGGCGAGCGGGTCCATCGAGGGATTCATCATCGAGGGTCCGACCGCCGGGGGCCACAACGCCCCGCCGCGCGGGCAGGTCACCTACGACGAACTGGGCCAGCCGATCTACGGCGAGCGCGACCTAGCCGACCTGAACGAGATGCGCAAGCTGGACCGGCCCTTCTGGCTGGCGGGCAGTCACGGTAGCCCCGAGGCGCTGCAATCGGCGCTGGACCAGGGCGCGGCTGGGGTCCAGCTCGGCACGCTGTTCGCCTTCTGCACCGACTCGGGGATGCGGGACGAACTACGGGTGCGCGTGCAGCGCCGTGCCCACGAGGACCGCCTGACGGTCTTTACCGATCCGCTCGCCTCGCCCACCGGCTTTCCCTTCAAGGTGGCGCAGCTGCCCGACACGCTGGCCGAGGAAGAGCTGTACCAGGCCCGGACGCGCATCTGCGACGTGGGCTACCTGCGCGAGGCCGCCGAGGTGGACGGCAAGGTCGTGCTGCGCTGCCCCGCCGAACCGGTAGACGCCTTCCTGAGCAAGGGCGGCAAGCTGGAGAACACCGTGGGCCGCAAGTGCCTGTGCAACGCCCTGCTGGCCGACGCCGGCTACGCCCAGATCCAGAAGGGCGGCTTGATGGAGCTGCCGCTGGTCACGAGCGGCGACAGCATCAGCGACATTCCCAAGTGGCCCGAGGGCTACAGTGCCGCCGACGTGATCAACACGCTGTTGGCCGGAGTCCAGAGCCCCGCACTGAGCGTCTGA